A part of Aspergillus flavus chromosome 5, complete sequence genomic DNA contains:
- a CDS encoding putative tRNA threonylcarbamoyladenosine biosynthesis protein kae1 (glycoprotein endopeptidase KAE1), whose amino-acid sequence MIAIGLEGSANKLGVGIMLHPDNGNPPQVLANIRHTYVSPPGEGFLPKDTARHHRAWVVKLVKKALKEAHVSVQDVDCICFTKGPGMGAPLQSVAVAARMLSLLWGKELVGVNHCVGHIEMGRLITGSTNPVVLYVSGGNTQVIAYSSQRYRIFGETLDIAVGNCLDRFARTLHISNDPAPGYNIEQLAKKGKQLVDLPYTVKGMDCSFSGILAAVDGLATTYGLGGEGKDDETDTPIPDADGNGKPTRADLCFSLQETIFSMLVETTERAMAHVGSKEVLIVGGVGCNERLQEMMGIMARDRGGSVHATDERFCIDNGIMIAQAGLLAYSTGFRTPLKDSTCTQRFRTDDVFVKWRD is encoded by the exons ATGATCGCTATCGGCCTGGAGGGCTCCGCCAACAAGCTTGGTGTGGGCATCATGTTGCACCCCGATAATGGCAACCCCCCGCAGGTACTCGCGAACATCCGTCACACCTATGTCTCTCCCCCAGGTGAAGGTTTTCTTCCTAAAGACACTGCTAGGCACCATCGCGCATGGGTGGTAAAGCTGGTGAAAAAAGCACTCAAGGAAGCTCATGTGTCCGTCCAAGATGTGGATTGTATTTGTTTCACCAAGGGCCCTGGTATGGGAGCTCCCCTCCAGAGCGTTGCAGTTGCGGCACGGATGTTGAGCCTACTATGGGGCAAAGAGTTGGTCGGTGTAAATCACTGTGTCGGAC ATATTGAGATGGGCAGGCTCATTACAGGCTCTACCAATCCAGTTGTACTCTATGTTTCTGGAGGAAACACACAAGTAATCGCATATAGCTCACAAAGGTACCGGATTTTCGGCGAGACTCTTGATATTGCGGTGGGTAACTGCTTGGACCGGTTCGCGCGAACGCTACACATTTCCAATGACCCGGCTCCGGGATATAATATTGAACAATTAGCCAAAAAGGGCAAGCAATTAGTTGATCTACCATACACTGTAAAGGGAATGGATTGCTCCTTCTCTGGTATCTTAGCCGCAGTGGATGGCTTGGCCACGACATATGGACTAGGTGGCGAAGGGAAGGATGATGAGACCGACACCCCTATACCTGATGCTGATGGTAATGGAAAACCCACCCGCGCGGACTTGTGCTTCTCACTCCAAGAGACTATCTTCTCCATGCTTGTTGAAACCACCGAACGCGCAATGGCGCACGTCGGCTCCAAAGAAGTTCTGATTGTCGGTGGTGTTGGTTGCAATGAGAGGTTACAGGAGATGATGGGGATCATGGCCCGGGATCGCGGAGGTAGCGTCCATGCTACAGACGAAAGATTCTGTATCGATAATGGAATAATGATCGCGCAGGCAGGCTTGCTCGCATACTCGACTGGATTCCGTACGCCATTGAAGGATTCCACATGTACGCAACGGTTCCGAACGGATGATGTGTTTGTAAAGTGGAGGGATTAA
- a CDS encoding SET domain protein has product MSSTIHFHDPANFQSQSDEFISWLSGKPGVKVNPKIRLADLRSRAAGRGVVAQSDIAEGEELFTIPREHVLSTQNSKLKDLLSQDVEELGPWLSLMLVMIYEYLLGDQSAWASYFKILPRKFDTLMFWSPSELQELQGSAIVDRIGKEGAEESILEMIAPIVRANPSLFPPVDGLASYDGDAGTQALLNLAHVMGSLIMAYAFDIEKPEDEDDEGDDESGYVTDDEEQLSKGMVPLADLLNADADQNNARLFQEETGLVMKAIKPISAGAEIFNDYGEIPRADLLRRYGYVTDNYSPYDVVELSLELICQAAGLENADTENQPVLQFLEDLEVLDDGYDIPRPLDDDLAGVLPDELVLLAKTLCMSSDELKQQVSKNKPPKPSLGHKEVTLLSKAIQSKQAQYTTTLAQDKELLAQLSQLEATTPLEDSARRQKMAIQVRIGEKEILQTLSDMLRSTTSKRAANGDNDASRRTKAQRT; this is encoded by the exons ATGTCTTCCACAATTCATTTTCACGATCCGGCGAATTTCCAGTCTCAGTCAGACGAGTTTATCTCTTGGCTGTCTGGTAAGCCTGGGGTGAAGGTTAACCCTAAGATTCGCCTCGCTGATTTGAGATCCAGAGCGGCGGGCAGAGGTGTCG TGGCGCAATCCGATATTGCGGAAGGTGAAGAGCTTTTTACCATCCCCCGCGAACACGTCCTCTCAACTCAGAATTCAAAATTGAAGGATCTGCTCTCCCAGGATGTGGAGGAGCTGGGACCATGGCTGTCTCTTATGCTGGTCATGATCTATGAGTATCTTCTTGGGGATCAATCGGCCTGGGCATCATACTTCAAGATCCTTCCCCGAAAATTTGATACCCTAATGTTCTGGTCGCCTTCAGAGCTTCAGGAGCTTCAGGGCAGCGCAATCGTCGATAGAATTGGCAAGGAAGGTGCAGAAGAATCCATACTGGAAATGATTGCTCCTATTGTGAGAGCCAATCCATCTCTCTTTCCGCCGGTGGATGGTCTAGCATCGTATGATGGCGATGCTGGCACTCAGGCTCTCCTGAACCTCGCTCATGTGATGGGCTCCCTTATCATGGCTTATGCCTTCGATATCGAGAAgcccgaagatgaggatgatgaaggagatgatgaaagcGGATATGTgactgatgatgaggaacAACTGTCCAAGGGTATGGTTCCTCTGGCAGATTTGTTGAACGCCGATGCAGACCAGAATAAC GCTCGTCTTTTCCAAGAAGAGACCGGTCTTGTAATGAAGGCTATCAAGCCTATCAGTGCAGGGGCTGAGATTTTCAATGATTACGGAGAAATCCCCCGTGCGGACCTTCTGAGGAGGTACGGCTACGTGACCGATAACTATTCTCCTTACGATGTAGTTGAGCTGTCACTGGAGCTTATTTGCCAGGCGGCAGGCCTTGAAAATGCCGATACTGAGAACCAACCTGTG CTCCAATTCCTTGAGGACTTAGAAGTCCTTGATGACGGTTATGACATTCCGAGACcgttggatgatgatctggCAGGTGTTCTTCCAGACGAACTGGTCCTGTTGGCTAAAACACTCTGCATGTCGAGTGACGAGCTCAAGCAGCAGGTTTCAAAGAACAAACCTCCGAAGCCTTCTTTGGGTCACAAGGAAGTAACGCTACTATCAAAGGCTATTCAATCAAAGCAAGCCCAGTACACAACGACCCTTGCCCAGGACAAAGAACTGCTGGCACAGTTGAGCCAGTTGGAGGCTACTACCCCCTTGGAAGACTCTGCACGACGACAAAAAATGGCAATCCAGGTTCGGATTGGCGAGAAGGAAATCCTGCAAACTTTATCCGACATGCTCAGAAGCACAACCTCAAAGCGAGCCGCTAACGGCGACAATGACGCATCGAGGAGAACTAAGGCCCAGAGGACTTGA
- a CDS encoding putative histone acetyltransferase complex component Epl1, protein MTRYGGMGRTRPKKLTSKASIPVVREHDIDAIEEEVQNALQQIETGVEKAEESEFHLQAAINASAQGKVNEAHIPTPETVLSSLRYDELYPPIFSQPATYIRFSSTVEDCCGCPYNMTEEDDVFLKIMNEKRDAADRCTEDQFEEVMHFFEETAQTKQPFAAVDNPPVLSFAEIQDAMDAAVEESVKRFAKDVYEHWKSRRTETGNRSLMPSLKFETGQETDDTDPYVCFRRREVRQIRKTRGRDAQSADKLRRLRKELEDARQLVALVRQRELARKEMLAIERQVFLQRSEVKEMKRKLNLKDDDEDLINQKPKKKPTEAPAVQRPVAPQLRMPPKAGTQAAEDLQLLEDVQAEKENEILRDINQNIAKHIKWNEGYVDFTRAPLSPSPERTFQAAFRPAITAQLPTPPSSDSSENMMDTTLDNPSTLSLRDKLAPQTMVMSDDTSRMPSFRRRIGRGGRLFIDRRNLVSRCRVELDPWKADRFKYDQEDSDEELDFERDQFDIHIMQHRAIMMAKARDQAAAAAQAHAQAQAQAQAQAQRRLQADQTANNPGQTMGSNPGPGAIAPTPET, encoded by the exons ATGACTAGGTACGGGGGAATGGGGAGGACGCGCCCTAAAAAGCTCACCTCCAAAGCCTCTATTCCCGTAGTCAGGGAGCATGACATCGATGCcatcgaagaagaggtccAGAATGCCCTACAACAGATTGAAACCGGTGTtgagaaggccgaggagtCG GAATTCCATCTTCAAGCTGCTATAAATGCTAGTGCCCAAGGAAAAGTAAATGAGGCCCATATCCCGACCCCAGAGACCGTTCTCAGTAGTCTTCGATATGACGAGCTCTACCCTCCTATCTTCTCGCAACCTGCGACATATATCCGCTTCTCCTCCACTGTGGAGGACTGTTGCGGATGCCCGTATAACATgaccgaagaggatgacgtATTCCTCAAGATCATGAACGAAAAGCGGGATGCCGCTGACCGGTGCACCGAGGACCAATTCGAAGAAGTTATGCACTTCTTCGAGGAGACGGCACAGACAAAGCAGCCGTTTGCAGCTGTAGATAATCCACCTGTCCTGAGTTTTGCCGAAATTCAGGATGCCATGGATGCAGCCGTAGAGGAAAGCGTAAAGCGATTCGCCAAGGACGTATATGAGCATTGGAAGTCAAGGAGGACTGAGACCGGAAACCGGTCACTCATGCCAAGTCTTAAG TTCGAGACTGGGCAAGAAACCGATGACACAGATCCCTATGTCTGTTTCCGTAGACGCGAAGTCCGTCAGATTCGCAAGACTCGGGGCAGAGATGCTCAGAGTGCCGATAAGCTGAGGCGACTGAGGAAAGAGTTGGAGGATGCTCGGCAATTAGTCGCTCTGGTGCGTCAGCGCGAGCTGGCGAGGAAGGAGATGCTTGCCATTGAACGGCAAGTGTTCTTGCAACGATCCGAAGTTaaggagatgaagaggaaaCTCAATCTcaaggatgacgatgaggatctcATCAATCAGAAG CCTAAGAAGAAGCCGACCGAAGCGCCAGCTGTGCAGCGACCGGTGGCTCCTCAGCTCCGGATGCCGCCAAAGGCTGGCACTCAGGCTGCGGAGGACTTGCAGTTGCTGGAAGATGTCcaggcagaaaaagaaaacgaaattCTGCGCGATATCAATCAGAACATCGCCAAGCATATCAAATGGAACGAGGGCTATGTAGACTTCACAAGGGCACCCCTCTCACCATCCCCTGAGAGGACCTTCCAGGCTGCTTTCCGTCCGGCAATCACTGCCCAGTTGCCGACACCACCATCCTCAGATTCATCTGAGAACATGATGGATACGACCTTAGATAACCCAAGCACGCTGTCTCTCCGAGACAAATTAGCACCTCAAACCATGGTGATGAGTGACGATACCAGCAGGATGCCCTCGTTCAGGCGGCGCATCGGACGTGGTGGTCGTTTGTTCATCGATCGTCGAAATCTTGTTTCGCGTTGTAGAGTGGAGCTTGATCCGTGGAAGGCCGATCGCTTCAAGTATGATCAGGAAGATTCAGACGAAGAGCTCGACTTTGAAAGAGACCAGTTTGACATTCACATCATGCAGCACCGAGCCATCATGATGGCGAAGGCCCGAGACCAAGCCGCGGCTGCAGCCCAGGCGCATGCGCAGGCGCAAGCCCAGGCTCAGGCTCAAGCGCAGCGGCGATTGCAAGCTGACCAAACGGCCAACAATCCGGGGCAAACCATGGGATCCAACCCTGGGCCTGGTGCCATTGCCCCCACACCCGAAACTTGA
- a CDS encoding calmodulin-dependent protein phosphatase (calcineurin subunit B): MEHSSAPNNAALYDARRRRGSVGTSQLLDNIVSASNFDRDEVERLRKRFMKLDKDSSGTIDRDEFLSLPQVSSNPLATRMIAIFDEDGGGDVDFQEFVSGLSAFSSKGNKEEKLRFAFKVYDIDRDGYISNGELFIVLKMMVGNNLKDVQLQQIVDKTIMEADKDQDGKISFEEFTDMVENTDVSLSMTLSQI; encoded by the exons atggAACATTCCTCCGCACCCAATAATGCCGCCCTGTACGATGCGCGGAGACGCAGAGGCTCGGTCGGAACGTCGCAACTATTAGACAACATCGTCTCCGCTTCCAACT TCGACAGAGATGAGGTTGAGCGACTCCGCAAGCGATTCATGAAACTGGATAAG GACAGCTCGGGTACAATTGATCGCGATGaattcctttcccttccgcaAGTGTCATCCAACCCGCTGGCAACGAG AATGATCGCAATCttcgatgaagatggtggCGGTGACGTCGACTTCCAAGAATTCGTTTCAGGTctctcggccttctcgtcTAAGGgtaacaaggaagaaaagcttcGCTTCGCATTCAAGGTCTACGATATCGATCGCGACGGTTACATCTCTAACGGAGAACTGTTCATCGTATTAAAGATGATGGTTGGCAACAACCTGAAAGAcgtgcagctgcagcagatcGTCGATAAGACCATCATGGAGGCGGACAAGGATCAGGATGGAAAGATCAGCTTCGAGGAGTTTACGGATATGGTGGAGAATACGGATGTCAGTTTGAGTATGACGCTAA GCCAGATTTAA
- a CDS encoding mitochondrial 37S ribosomal protein uS9m produces MALQSPNCIVHAMQSVRRTVQLRSFLHTPKISLRSNVPPILSQQRKNARGYATEVQAAPEIEFEKFYTQPARIVPASPAYFSGSPKFIDHLLNLETILAKWASLPTVAPSEAPRMAWFKLAQFRDFVGEPVPTKKYKNLIKILQRLNRIDPKIMPIEVRDTLKTFLRPGNPYGNKPAPATVDEMGRARGRGKRKTSSAVVHLVEGEGDVMVNGKTLVEAFPRLHDRESATWPLRCTSRLDKYNVWATARGGGVTGQAEAITLALARALLVHEPGLKPVLRKAGVITVDARRVERKKPGHVKARKMPTWVKR; encoded by the exons ATGGCCTTGCAGAGTCCCAATTGCATCGTACACGCGATGCAATCCGTCCGTCGGACAGTTCAATTGCGGTCTTTCCTCCATACTCCAAAGATCTCCCTTCGTTCTAATGTTCCCCCGATTCTTTCACAACAGCGAAAAAATGCTCGTGGATATGCGACTGAGGTGCAAGCGGCACCCGAGATCGAGTTTGAGAAGTTCTATACCCAACCCGCCCGGATTGTTCCTGCATCACCCGCCTACTTCTCCGGCAGCCCCAAATTCATCGACCACCTGCTGAACCTGGAGACTATCCTAGCAAAATGGGCTTCATTACCGACGGTTGCTCCCAGTGAGGCTCCTCGCATGGCCTGGTTCAAGTTGGCACAATTCCGCGACTTTGTCGGCGAGCCTGTGCCGACCAAGAAATATAAGAACCTTATCAAAATCTTACAACGACTAAATAGAATAGACCCGAAGATCATGCCCATCGAAGTGCGCGATACACTGAAAACTTTCCTTCGTCCGGGAAATCCTTATGGGAACAAGCCGGCACCAGCGACGGTGGATGAGATGGGTCGGGCCCGTGGTAGAGGGAAGCGAAAGACATCCTCGGCGGTGGTCCATCTGGttgaaggagagggagacgTGATGGTCAACGGAAAGACCCTAGTTGAAGCGTTCCCTCGGCTACATGATCGAGAGAGTGCTACATGGCCTTTGAGATGTACATCGAGGTTGGACAAATACAACGTGTGGGCTACTGCCCGCGGAGGAGGAGTTACTGGACAAGCAGAGGCCATTACGTTGGCCTTGGCACGAGCCTTGTTGGTCCACGAGCCTGGACTGAAGCCTGTTTTGCGTAAAG CCGGTGTTATCACGGTGGATGCGCGTCGtgtggagagaaagaagcctGGTCATGTCAAGGCCCGCAAGATGCCCACCTGGGTCAAGAGGTGA